In Raphanus sativus cultivar WK10039 chromosome 5, ASM80110v3, whole genome shotgun sequence, the following proteins share a genomic window:
- the LOC108863593 gene encoding probable 2,3-bisphosphoglycerate-independent phosphoglycerate mutase 2: protein MGSSGNVNWKLDDHPKLPKGKTIGLIVLDGWGESEPDQYNCIHKAPTPAMDSLKNGRPDTWRLIKAHGTAVGLPSEDDMGNSEVGHNALGAGRIYAQGAKLVDLALESGKIYEDEGFKYISESFEKGTVHLIGLLSDGGVHSRLDQVQLLLKGLAERGAKRIRVHMLTDGRDVLDGSSVGFVETLESELSELRSKGCDAQVASGGGRMYVTMDRYENDWNVVKRGWDAQVLGEAPHKFKNALEAVKKLRSEPKANDQYLPPFVIVDDNGKAVGPVVDGDAVVTFNFRADRMVMLAKALENEDFDKFDRVRVPKIRYAGMLQYDGELKLPSHYLVSPPLIDRTSGEYLARNGVRTFACSETVKFGHVTFFWNGNRSGYFNEKLEKYVEIQSDCGISFNEQPKMKALEIAEKARDAILSGNFDQVRVNLPNGDMVGHTGDLDATVVACEAADVAVRMMIDAIEKVGGIYVVTADHGNAEDMVKRDKAGKPALDKEGKLQILTSHTLKPVPIAIGGPGLSAGVRFRQDLDTPGLANVAATVMNLHGFVAPPDYEPSLIEVVDK, encoded by the exons ATGGGTAGCTCCGGCAACGTTAACTGGAAACTCGACGACCACCCCAAGCTCCCCAAAGGTAAAACCATCGGACTGATCGTTCTCGACGGATGGGGCGAATCCGAGCCTGATCAATACAATTGCATCCACAAAGCTCCAACACCTGCCATGGATTCCCTTAAAAAC GGACGTCCTGACACGTGGAGGCTGATCAAAGCACACGGCACAGCCGTTGGTCTTCCCAGCGAAGACGATATGGGAAACAGCGAAGTTGGCCATAATGCTCTCGGAGCGGGTCGGATTTACGCTCAAGGCGCGAAGCTCGTTGATCTCGCGCTCGAATCCGGGAAGATCTATGAAGATGAAGGATTTAAATACATTTCCGAGTCTTTTGAGAAAGGCACTGTTCACCTTATTGGGCTTTTAAGCGACGGTGGTGTTCACTCTCGCTTAGATCAAGTGCag TTGCTGTTGAAAGGTTTAGCAGAACGTGGCGCTAAGAGGATCCGTGTTCATATGCTTACTGATGGTCGCGATGTTTTGGACGGTTCTAGTGTCGGCTTTGTGGAGACACTTGAAAGTGAGCTCTCTGAGCTACGTTCCAAAGGTTGTGACGCTCAGGTTGCATCTGGGGGAGGTCGTATGTATGTCACAATGGACCGTTATGAG AATGATTGGAATGTTGTGAAACGTGGATGGGATGCTCAAGTCCTTGGAGAAGCTCCCCACAAATTCAAGAACGCTCTCGAAGCGGTTAAGAAGCTGAGGTCTGAACCCAAAGCCAACGACCAGTATCTGCCCCCGTTTGTCATTGTTGACGACAATGGGAAGGCTGTGGGTCCAGTCGTTGATGGTGACGCGGTTGTCACGTTCAACTTCCGTGCTGATCGAATGGTCATGCTCGCCAAGGCGCTGGAGAACGAAGATTTTGACAAGTTTGATCGCGTGCGGGTCCCGAAGATTCGTTACGCGGGGATGCTCCAGTATGATGGGGAGCTTAAGCTTCCTAGCCACTACCTTGTTTCTCCACCGTTGATTGACAGAACTTCTGGTGAATATCTTGCACGTAATGGCGTTCGTACTTTTGCTTGCAG TGAAACAGTTAAGTTTGGCCATGTTACCTTCTTTTGGAACGGAAACCGCTCTGGATATTTCAATGAAAAGCTAGAGAAGTACGTTGAGATTCAGAGTGACTGTGGAATATCATTCAATGAACAACCAAAGATGAAAGCGCTGGAAATTGCTGAGAAAGCTAGGGACGCTATCCTTAGTGGCAACTTTGACCAG GTGCGTGTTAACCTGCCAAATGGAGACATGGTGGGTCATACCGGCGATCTTGATGCTACTGTTGTTGCCTGTGAGGCTGCTGATGTTGCTGTTAGG ATGATGATTGATGCCATAGAAAAGGTGGGAGGGATATATGTTGTGACTGCAGATCACGGAAATGCGGAGGACATGGTTAAAAGGGACAAAGCTGGCAAGCCCGCTCTCGACAAGGAAGGAAAGCTTCAGATTCTCACCTCTCACACCCTGAAGCCG GTGCCAATTGCCATAGGAGGTCCTGGTTTGTCAGCAGGAGTTAGATTCAGACAGGACTTGGACACGCCTGGGCTTGCGAATGTAGCTGCAACGGTGATGAACCTCCATGGATTTGTGGCTCCTCCCGATTATGAGCCGAGTCTGATTGAAGTAGTCGACAAGTAA
- the LOC108857196 gene encoding uncharacterized protein LOC108857196, with the protein MRLFLCGLQVLLLLLSHQLSAQSPHPPPPTNASSLDSLLQDYSFRAFLRRPRPRTGILYDAAATVPPDLTGIKLSAMRLRSGSLRRRGVPSLKEFSIPKGVIVKPYVTRLVFVYQNLANFSRLYYPPLSGYDYVAPVVGLLAYDAKNLSAVNLPELEITASKDPIRIDFSDDLEPIPQGGGSVQCVSFDSKGKASFRDSVPPGNACETERQGRFSVVVKSVASAPSPSPAPPPPEKEKKKRSESNSRTWITVGSVLGGLVLLGLLMFLVLRCRSYKKRERMKEMERAGETGEALRMTQVGETRAPTATTTRTQPVLETEYAA; encoded by the coding sequence ATGAGGTTGTTTCTCTGTGGTCTCCAGGtgcttctgcttcttctctcTCACCAACTCTCTGCTCAATctcctcatcctcctcctccgacCAATGCCTCTTCTCTCGATTCCCTTCTCCAAGACTACTCTTTCAGAGCCTTCCTCCGTCGTCCTCGTCCCCGCACCGGCATTCTCTACGACGCCGCCGCCACCGTCCCTCCCGATTTAACCGGGATCAAACTCTCCGCCATGAGGCTCAGAAGCGGGAGCCTGAGGAGACGTGGAGTACCTTCCTTGAAAGAGTTCTCGATTCCAAAAGGCGTAATCGTGAAGCCGTACGTGACAAGGCTCGTCTTCGTCTACCAAAACCTAGCCAACTTCTCTCGCTTGTACTACCCTCCTCTGTCTGGCTACGACTATGTAGCTCCTGTGGTTGGTCTCCTCGCTTACGACGCCAAGAACCTCTCCGCCGTTAACTTACCGGAGCTCGAGATAACGGCGTCTAAGGATCCCATAAGAATCGATTTCTCTGATGATCTCGAACCGATCCCGCAAGGAGGAGGGAGTGTTCAGTGCGTTAGCTTTGATTCGAAAGGTAAAGCGAGTTTTAGAGATTCGGTTCCGCCGGGGAACGCATGCGAGACGGAGAGGCAGGGGCGTTTCTCGGTGGTGGTGAAGTCTGTCGCGTctgctccttctccttctccagctcctcctcctccggagaaggagaagaagaagaggtctGAGTCTAATTCAAGAACTTGGATCACTGTTGGCTCTGTGCTGGGTGGATTGGTGCTGTTGGGGCTTTTGATGTTTCTTGTTCTGCGGTGTCGGAGTTACAAGAAGCGGGAGAGAATGAAGGAGATGGAGAGAGCTGGAGAGACAGGGGAAGCTCTGAGGATGACTCAGGTCGGTGAGACGAGAGCACCTACTGCTACAACCACTCGTACACAACCGGTTCTTGAAACTGAATACGCAGCttag
- the LOC108857043 gene encoding KH domain-containing protein At3g08620, translating into MSGLYNPSYSPSRAASPQIRTTSDVDSQYLTQLLAEHQKLGPFMQVLPICSRLLNQEIFRVSGMMSNQGFTDFDRLRHRSPSPMASPNHMSNLPGAGYGGGWNGLPPERMVGPHGMAMEWQGAPASPSAYTVKRILRLDLPVDTFPNFNFVGRLLGPRGNSLKRVEATTGCRVFIRGKGSIKDPDKEEKLKGKPGYEHLNEQLHILIEADLPADIVDIKLRHAQEIIEELVKPVDESQDYIKRQQLRELALLNSNLRENSPGPSGGSVSPFNSNAMKRPKTGR; encoded by the exons ATGTCTGGTCTGTATAATCCCAGCTACTCACCTTCTAGAGCCGCTTCTCCCCAGATTCGAACCACCTCCGATGTTGAcag TCAATACCTAACTCAGTTGCTAGCTGAGCATCAAAAGCTTGGACCTTTCATGCAAGTCTTGCCCATATGTAGCCGTCTCTTAAACCAAG AGATCTTCCGGGTTAGTGGAATGATGTCCAACCAAGGGTTTACTGATTTTGATCGGCTGAGGCATCGGAGCCCTAGTCCAATGGCTTCACCAAATCATATGTCTAATCTTCCTGGTGCTGGATATGGTGGTGGTTGGAATGGTCTTCCACCAGAG AGAATGGTTGGTCCTCATGGAATGGCAATGGAGTGGCAAGGTGCACCTGCTAGCCCAAGCGCATACACAGTGAAGCGTATCTTGCGTTTAGATCTTCCAGTTGATACATTTCCTAAT TTCAATTTTGTTGGAAGGCTTCTGGGGCCTAGAGGGAACTCGTTGAAGCGTGTGGAAGCAACTACGGGTTGCCGTGTGTTTATTAGAGGGAAAGGATCAATTAAGGACCCTGACAAA GAAGAGAAACTGAAAGGGAAGCCTGGCTATGAGCATCTCAACGAGCAGCTCCATATCCTCATTGAGGCTGATCTTCCTGCTGATATTGTCGATATAAAGCTGCGACATGCCCAAGAGATCATCGAGGAGTTAGTAAAACCTGTG GATGAGTCACAGGACTATATCAAGAGGCAGCAGCTACGAGAGCTCGCTTTGCTGAACTCGAACTTGAGAGAAAACAGTCCAGGTCCAAGCGGTGGTAGTGTCTCTCCATTCAATTCAAACGCAATGAAACGTCCAAAAACAGGACGCTAA
- the LOC108856148 gene encoding protein RETICULATA-RELATED 2, chloroplastic, with protein MAAIARLHLSTKPNQSNLPPSLPRAINLTRDPRLVVTFPRNASVSSLRTSPNLVASSAGGGGGSGGNYGGGDNGDSSGEGGKQEPSPWGPIGMFIQGWRSRVAADPQFPFKVLMEELVGVTANVLGDMASRPNFGLNELDFVFSTLVVGSILNFTLMYLLAPSAASATSSNLLPGIFRACPASHMFEQGSFTLANRFGTLVYKGMVFAAVGLAAGLVGTAISNGLIVLRKKMDPGFEPPNKAPPTVLNSLTWAAHMGVSANVRYQTLNGAEFLMEKGLPPLVFKTGVVALRVVNNLLGGMSFVVLARMTGSQSVGEEKTEVSAEEKDV; from the coding sequence ATGGCGGCTATAGCTCGTCTTCACTTATCGACGAAACCAAACCAGAGCAACCTGCCACCATCACTACCTAGAGCGATCAACCTCACGCGTGATCCAAGGCTCGTGGTCACGTTTCCACGTAATGCATCGGTTAGTTCCCTCCGCACATCTCCAAATCTCGTTGCTTCATCcgccggaggaggaggaggcagcGGTGGAAACTACGGTGGTGGTGATAACGGAGATTCAAGCGGTGAAGGAGGGAAACAAGAACCGTCACCATGGGGACCAATAGGGATGTTCATCCAAGGATGGAGATCGCGAGTCGCAGCTGATCCGCAGTTCCCTTTCAAGGTCCTCATGGAAGAGCTCGTCGGAGTAACCGCCAACGTACTCGGCGACATGGCGTCGCGTCCCAACTTCGGACTAAACGAGCTAGACTTCGTCTTCTCGACTCTCGTCGTTGGCTCCATCCTCAACTTCACCCTCATGTACCTCTTGGCTCCCTCCGCAGCATCAGCCACCTCGTCAAACCTCTTGCCTGGGATCTTCAGAGCCTGTCCGGCGAGCCACATGTTCGAGCAGGGAAGCTTCACGCTCGCGAACCGGTTCGGGACTCTCGTCTACAAAGGGATGGTGTTCGCCGCGGTGGGGTTGGCTGCTGGTCTCGTGGGGACGGCTATCTCCAACGGTTTGATCGtgttgaggaagaagatggatcCGGGGTTCGAGCCGCCGAACAAGGCGCCGCCGACGGTGCTGAACTCGTTGACTTGGGCGGCTCATATGGGAGTGAGCGCGAACGTGAGGTACCAGACGTTGAACGGTGCAGAGTTTTTGATGGAGAAGGGTTTGCCACCGCTGGTGTTTAAGACGGGTGTGGTGGCTTTGAGGGTTGTGAACAATCTCTTGGGAGGGATGTCGTTTGTTGTGTTGGCGAGGATGACTGGTTCGCAGTCTGTGGGGGAGGAGAAGACGGAAGTTTCAGCTGAGGAGAAAgatgtttga
- the LOC108856149 gene encoding tropinone reductase-like: protein MAGAEQNIRDKRWSLQGMNALVTGGTKGIGHAISEELASLGARIHTCARDESQLNQCLKEWKMKGFNVTGSVCDISSRTDREKLLQTVSSLFDGTLNILINNVGTCVTKPTTEYTAEDFTYQISTNLESSYHLCQLAHPLLKSSGTGSIVFISSVAGVVSCSVGSIYGATKGAISQLARNLACEWAGDNIRANSIAPGVIATPAAKTFILGEEFAKSIAPNIPMRRAGEPEEVAAVAAFLCLPAASYITGQTICVDGALSVHAF from the exons ATGGCTGGAGCAGAACAAAACATCAGAGACAAGAGATGGAGTCTTCAAGGCATGAACGCTCTTGTCACCGGAGGAACCAAAGGAATCGG GCATGCTATATCGGAGGAGCTTGCAAGTCTTGGAGCAAGAATACATACATGTGCGAGAGACGAATCTCAGCTTAATCAGTGTTTAAAAGAATGGAAGATGAAAGGCTTTAACGTCACAGGCTCAGTCTGTGATATATCTTCTCGTACTGATAGAGAGAAGCTGTTGCAAACTGTTTCCTCTCTCTTTGATGGAACTCTCAACATCCTC ATAAACAATGTAGGAACATGTGTGACAAAGCCAACAACAGAATACACAGCAGAAGACTTCACGTATCAAATCTCAACAAACTTGGAGTCTTCGTACCATTTGTGCCAGCTTGCCCATCCTTTGCTCAAATCATCTGGAACTGGGAGCATCGTTTTCATTTCCTCTGTTGCTGGAGTTGTATCTTGTAGCGTTGGATCCATCTATGGTGCAACCAAAGGTGCTATAAGCCAGTTGGCGAGGAACTTAGCTTGTGAATGGGCTGGTGACAACATAAGAGCTAACTCCATTGCTCCTGGAGTCATTGCAACTCCTGCAGCTAAAACT TTTATACTTGGAGAGGAGTTTGCTAAGAGCATTGCACCAAACATACCAATGCGCCGAGCTGGAGAGCCAGAGGAAGTGGCAGCAGTGGCAGCGTTTCTGTGTCTTCCTGCTGCTTCTTACATTACAGGTCAAACCATATGTGTTGATGGAGCTCTCTCTGTTCATGCCTTCTGA